The Tissierellales bacterium DNA segment AACTCTTGCATTATCAGGGAAACGCACATAATCAAATTGTATTTCGTCAAAACCCTTTAACGCAGCTTCCTTTGCTATAGCAACGTTATAATTCCAAACGTATTCGTCGAATTGATTTACCCACGGGATACCGTGTCTATCATGCCAAACTCCACCTGATTTTGATTGCATTGAATGTTTCGACATAGTTCTAGCAAAATGAGGATCTTTAAAAGTAACTATTCTAGCTATAGCGTAGATATCATGTTTTTTCAAAAGTTCGATAAGAGCATCGATATTACGTATAGAATTTTTGCTATTAGATTTTGCTATATTTGTAGCTTCAACATCGCTATTGTAAGTCATGAAACCAGAATCATTTTTGACGTCTATTACAAGTGCATTTACTTCAGTAGCTAAACAAATTCCAACAGCTTTTTCTAAAAGATTTGCATTTTTATTGCTAGCGCTGTTTTGAGAAATTAATTCTTGATTGCCTGTTTTTAATCCTTCTACGTACTTAGCATAACTTTCAATCCTAGATTCATCAAATTTGTATCCTGCAACAGAGCCTGTAACATAAAGACCTTTAGCTTCAATCATTTTTTTTGCTACTTCTTGATCAAGTGCAGGAAGTGGTACATAAAATTCTTTGTACTGTTCCTTTCTAGAAGTTTCAAGTGCCAATCTTTCTTCAGCTTTTTTTTCAGCTTCAAATTTAGCGGCTTCTTCAGCTTCTTTTTTTTCGCGTTCTATTCTTTCAGCCTCAGTTTCAGTAGGCTCAGAATTTACTTCAGAAGAAACAGTTTGTTCACCAATATTGCTTTGTTCATTATTTTGCGCAGTGCCAGTTTTGCAACCAGTTAAGGCAAGTGTTGCGCATAGAGAAATTATTGCGTAAAACTTGAGTTTATTCATTTAATGTAAAATCCTCCTTAGTAAAGTATTCATCTATATTATACAGTAGAAAAATTGATATTATGTTACAAATTAATGACATGAATAAGTATTTATGAGTGAAAATCGAAAATATCTGAGAAATTTGTAAAACATTGGGTATAAGAATTTCGTAGTGAATTTAAATTATATTGAACTAAAAATAATATAAAAAAAGAAGGAATAGGAGGCAAAAAGATAGAATTATATAAATAATCTGAAAATAACCACATAAAGATTAAGGGGGAACAATTATGAAGAATTATAGTGCAGATAAAATAAGAAACATGGCGTTATTAGGGCATCACGGAAGCGGTAAAACAACTTTAGCAGAAGCTTTACTATATACTACTGGAGCTATTTCTAAGGCAGGTAGTGTTGAAGAAAAAAATACTGTTTCCGATTATGATAAAGAAGAAAAAACTAGACAAGTTTCAATCAGCACATCAGTTATTCCAGTTGAATGGAAAGATCATAAATACAATGTTCTTGATACACCAGGTTATTTTGATTTTGTTGGAGAAGTAGATAGTGCACTCAGAGTTGCACGAGGTGCAATTATAACGATGGATGCATCGGCAGGATTTGAAGTTGGAGCTGAGAAAGCTTGGAAATATACTAGAAGAAAAAATCTACCTACTTTACTTTTTGTTAATAAGATGGATAAAGAAAATATAAATTTTACAAAATTAGTGGAAGAACTCAGAACTCAACTGGGAAAACAGGTAGTTCCATTCTGTATTCCTATAGGAAAAGGAGAGGAATTTGAGGGATTTGTAAATATAGTTGATATGAAAGCAAGAATATATGATGGTACTAGCTGTAAAGATGCTGAGATTTGGCCAGAAAAAGCAGAGAAAGTAGATCAATTTAGAGAAATGCTAGTAGAGTCAGTTGCGGAAAGTGATGACGAACTTATGGAAAAATACTTTAATGGCGAGTCATTTACAGAAGAAGAAATCCACAAAGGTCTTAGAAAAGGCGTTATTGAGGGGACATTGGTTCCTGTTCTATGTGGTTCAGCAACAAAAAATGTTGGAGTTCATACATTGTTGGATATGATTTGGGATTATTTGCCTTCGCCAACAGATATGCAAATGCCATTTGGAATAAATCCTAAGACTGAAGAAGAAATTGAAAGAAAGATAGATAAAGATGAACCATTTTCAGCAGTAGTGTTTAAAACGATAGTTGACCCTTATGTTGGAAAGATGTCATTGTTTAAGGTTAGATCTGGATCTCTTAAGAAAGATGATGAAATATATAATGTTAATACTGAAACTACAGAAAAAGTAAACACATTGTTCTTGCTTAGAGGAAAAGAACAAGTATCGGTTGATTCAGTTAGCGCAGGTGATATAGGTGTAGTTGCTAAATTAAATGATACTCATACTGGAAATACATTATGTGCTAAAGATGCTCTTATAAAGTACAGAGAGATTCCATTTACTCAGCCAACGTATTTTATGGCAATTAATCCAAAATCAAAGAACGATGAGGATAAATTAAGTTCAGCATTAACAAAAATATTAGATGAAGATAAAACTATATGCGCAGAGCGAAAATCAGAGACAAAGCAATTGCTACTTGGAACTCAAGGCAATTTACAT contains these protein-coding regions:
- a CDS encoding putative glycoside hydrolase: MNKLKFYAIISLCATLALTGCKTGTAQNNEQSNIGEQTVSSEVNSEPTETEAERIEREKKEAEEAAKFEAEKKAEERLALETSRKEQYKEFYVPLPALDQEVAKKMIEAKGLYVTGSVAGYKFDESRIESYAKYVEGLKTGNQELISQNSASNKNANLLEKAVGICLATEVNALVIDVKNDSGFMTYNSDVEATNIAKSNSKNSIRNIDALIELLKKHDIYAIARIVTFKDPHFARTMSKHSMQSKSGGVWHDRHGIPWVNQFDEYVWNYNVAIAKEAALKGFDEIQFDYVRFPDNARVYNKQVNYPHRNDRDKDEGIEDFLEFARQELSPYGVNIAADVFGVITRNWDDKPEDIGQTWRKVANTTEYICPMVYPSHYSTGWYGFKYPDAHPYGVLEASMKEAIEKNAAQQTPATIRPWIQGFTAGWVKGHIDYSPENIRKQILACMDLGINDYLIWDAGNTYDPRIFFYNYEKKDVKDVSLDRIERTPIDAVKKYLKAERYDKTASLYLITAIESRDKDYDTFASNHEKSNISISKYTVGDMTPNDKGYTVSVTYTYKATEKNESGEDVQVNKTLENQPIQVIKENDIWKVVPISM
- the fusA gene encoding elongation factor G yields the protein MKNYSADKIRNMALLGHHGSGKTTLAEALLYTTGAISKAGSVEEKNTVSDYDKEEKTRQVSISTSVIPVEWKDHKYNVLDTPGYFDFVGEVDSALRVARGAIITMDASAGFEVGAEKAWKYTRRKNLPTLLFVNKMDKENINFTKLVEELRTQLGKQVVPFCIPIGKGEEFEGFVNIVDMKARIYDGTSCKDAEIWPEKAEKVDQFREMLVESVAESDDELMEKYFNGESFTEEEIHKGLRKGVIEGTLVPVLCGSATKNVGVHTLLDMIWDYLPSPTDMQMPFGINPKTEEEIERKIDKDEPFSAVVFKTIVDPYVGKMSLFKVRSGSLKKDDEIYNVNTETTEKVNTLFLLRGKEQVSVDSVSAGDIGVVAKLNDTHTGNTLCAKDALIKYREIPFTQPTYFMAINPKSKNDEDKLSSALTKILDEDKTICAERKSETKQLLLGTQGNLHLEVIKNKLENLYGVHIDIEDPRIVYRETIKGQADVQGKHKKQSGGAGQYGDVHIKFEPCEEDFVFEEKIFGGSVPKSYIPAVEKGLVDSLKKGVLAGYPVVNVKAILHDGSYHAVDSSEMAFKTAASIAFKKGMKEANPVLLEPVMRVEVLVPEEYMGDVMGDMNKRRGRILGMEQQKDGSQLVIAEAPEAELLTYTVDLKSMTQARASFTLKFERYEEVPGMIADKVIGEAHQEN